From Acinetobacter sp. ASP199, the proteins below share one genomic window:
- the yidD gene encoding membrane protein insertion efficiency factor YidD: MVRLLHWLIRFYQIAISPLLGPRCRYIPTCSQYSLEAVHTHGAVRGVWLATKRICRCHPWGGSGYDPVPPKAIRFISFQQIDSQTLHVAVPFRDRLLNQNHSNHLG; the protein is encoded by the coding sequence ATGGTACGTTTACTGCATTGGTTAATACGTTTCTATCAGATTGCGATTAGTCCTTTATTGGGACCACGCTGTCGCTATATTCCAACATGTTCTCAATATTCCTTGGAAGCAGTCCATACACATGGAGCTGTGCGTGGTGTGTGGCTGGCTACTAAACGTATTTGCCGTTGTCATCCGTGGGGTGGCTCAGGATATGATCCTGTTCCCCCGAAAGCGATTCGTTTTATTTCATTTCAGCAAATAGATTCTCAAACGCTTCACGTTGCTGTACCCTTTCGTGATCGTTTATTGAACCAAAATCACTCTAACCACTTGGGGTAA
- the yidC gene encoding membrane protein insertase YidC, with amino-acid sequence MQQWARIAILGAMFVVAYLLILAWQKDYGNAETQPQQETAVVSQEVSADLPNAQTATAASDVPQANVPAQQATDATAPVSQQLISVQTDLYHLWINPKGGDIVRVELLNHDKNKDSDEPFVMLESDAKRTYVAQSGLIGLNGPDSSRNGRPSYELEKTAYSLADAKAVKNKDGENVKVLSVPMVFKTADGVEIIKTFNFTEGEYPVVVNHKVINRSGQAWQGQMFGQIKRDNSEDPGKSDQGIFTLGTFLGGAWGTPDEHYNKLKFDNFVEEKLSTEAKGGWVAMVQHYFVSAWVPGNLKLTQGNGEAYTAKLESRKSTDNMNIIGFTSPTFNVPAGTVAEIDATFYSGPKIQSELKDLATGLNQTVDYGWLWPIAKLLFVGLEFFHGLVGNWGWAIILLTILVKLILWPLSSKSYRSMAKMRVIAPEMQRMKEEFGEDRMRFSQEMMALYKREQVNPLAGCLPLLLQMPIFLALYWVLMESVELRHAPWMLWIQDLSSMDPWFILPLLMGATMYIQQSLNPQPTDPMQAKVFKIMPVIFTVFLLFFPAGLVLYWIVNNLITILQQGLINKAVAKDRAQREGETPAN; translated from the coding sequence ATGCAACAATGGGCCAGGATTGCAATTCTCGGGGCTATGTTTGTTGTCGCATATTTGCTCATTTTGGCGTGGCAAAAAGATTATGGAAATGCGGAAACTCAACCTCAGCAGGAAACTGCAGTTGTATCGCAAGAAGTGTCAGCAGATTTGCCAAATGCTCAGACGGCGACAGCCGCTTCTGACGTGCCACAAGCAAATGTTCCAGCGCAGCAAGCCACGGATGCTACAGCACCTGTAAGTCAGCAGCTTATTTCAGTACAAACTGACCTTTATCATCTTTGGATTAATCCTAAAGGTGGTGATATTGTTCGTGTTGAATTACTCAATCATGACAAAAACAAAGACAGCGATGAACCTTTCGTCATGCTGGAAAGCGATGCGAAACGTACCTATGTCGCGCAGTCAGGTTTAATTGGTCTAAATGGACCGGACAGCAGCCGTAATGGTCGTCCAAGCTATGAGCTGGAAAAAACTGCTTATAGCCTGGCAGATGCCAAGGCAGTCAAAAACAAAGATGGCGAGAATGTAAAAGTTCTGTCTGTGCCAATGGTATTCAAGACTGCAGATGGTGTAGAAATCATCAAAACTTTCAATTTTACTGAAGGTGAATATCCAGTTGTCGTGAACCACAAGGTGATCAACCGCAGTGGACAGGCTTGGCAAGGTCAAATGTTTGGCCAGATCAAGCGTGACAATTCTGAAGATCCAGGCAAATCTGATCAAGGTATCTTTACTTTAGGTACTTTCTTGGGTGGCGCTTGGGGTACCCCGGATGAGCATTACAACAAGTTGAAATTTGACAACTTTGTTGAAGAAAAGCTTAGCACTGAAGCCAAAGGTGGCTGGGTTGCGATGGTTCAGCACTACTTTGTGAGTGCTTGGGTACCAGGTAACCTGAAATTGACACAGGGCAATGGTGAGGCCTATACGGCGAAGCTGGAATCACGTAAGTCAACTGATAACATGAATATCATTGGCTTTACTTCTCCAACCTTCAATGTACCTGCTGGAACTGTGGCTGAAATTGATGCGACCTTCTATTCTGGCCCAAAAATCCAGTCAGAGCTGAAAGATCTGGCAACAGGTTTGAACCAGACTGTGGATTATGGCTGGTTATGGCCAATCGCTAAACTGCTATTCGTTGGTCTGGAATTCTTTCACGGCTTAGTGGGTAACTGGGGCTGGGCAATTATTCTATTGACCATTTTGGTGAAACTGATCTTGTGGCCATTGTCGTCGAAGAGCTACCGCTCGATGGCGAAAATGCGTGTGATTGCGCCAGAAATGCAGCGTATGAAAGAAGAGTTCGGTGAAGACCGTATGCGCTTCTCTCAAGAGATGATGGCACTGTACAAACGTGAGCAGGTCAATCCGCTAGCAGGCTGTTTACCGCTGTTGCTACAAATGCCAATCTTCCTGGCATTGTACTGGGTACTCATGGAATCTGTGGAACTGCGTCATGCACCATGGATGCTGTGGATTCAGGATTTATCTTCAATGGATCCGTGGTTCATCCTGCCATTGTTGATGGGTGCGACCATGTATATCCAGCAGTCATTGAACCCACAACCAACTGACCCGATGCAGGCCAAAGTGTTCAAGATTATGCCGGTGATCTTTACAGTATTCTTACTGTTCTTCCCTGCTGGTCTTGTGCTTTACTGGATTGTGAACAACCTGATTACGATCTTGCAGCAAGGTTTGATCAATAAAGCTGTTGCCAAAGACCGTGCACAACGTGAAGGTGAAACGCCAGCAAACTAA
- the rnpA gene encoding ribonuclease P protein component, which produces MTTLYGFGTELRLRCAADYKGVFDGALFKVHQPHFLFLAKHSELPNSRLGLVVAKKKVRRAHERNRVKRLARESFRLYQQQLSDLDIVVMPKVGIEAVPNAELHQQLQFAWQKLNRLAKKHTKIAPSPQK; this is translated from the coding sequence ATGACAACACTTTATGGTTTTGGCACAGAGTTACGATTACGCTGTGCTGCCGATTATAAAGGTGTCTTTGATGGTGCGCTTTTTAAAGTGCATCAACCCCATTTCTTATTTCTTGCAAAACATTCCGAACTGCCAAATAGCCGTTTGGGTTTAGTTGTTGCCAAGAAAAAAGTGCGCCGTGCGCACGAACGAAATCGAGTAAAACGTCTTGCTCGCGAAAGTTTTCGCCTGTATCAACAGCAACTCAGCGATCTGGATATTGTCGTGATGCCTAAAGTGGGTATCGAAGCAGTGCCGAATGCCGAATTGCACCAGCAACTACAATTTGCCTGGCAGAAACTCAACCGTCTTGCCAAAAAGCATACAAAAATAGCTCCCTCCCCACAAAAGTAG